In one window of Pseudopipra pipra isolate bDixPip1 chromosome 27, bDixPip1.hap1, whole genome shotgun sequence DNA:
- the OCLN gene encoding occludin isoform X2, with amino-acid sequence MFGKKSYDSPTMGYGPPTSYGPPTGYGAPAGDYGYDYGARSPPPGSYYIEDVPQHFYKWSSPPGVVRILEAAVILLCIAIFACVASTLAWEYGYGFGGLYGNGLGGYYGSGYYGSGLSYGYGYGGYYGGVTNPRAANGFMIAMAVLCFLAQLGLFVAGVSKSSSTRSRRFYLVVLVVSAVLALAMLIASIVYVVGVNPQAQMTGSYYYNPLLTMCSQIYSGSTYLNQYLYHYCTVDPQEAVAIVCGFLIVILLCLICFFAHKTRSKIWKYGKPNIYWDKVPLAQEGPNVEEWVKNVTDGASAQDETATLAYSEKPTSPITAPPYSPPSYSPPPNGFYPSGTYSTRGDPPEQEPSPVEGKGREQPPNPKPPTRRGRRRRRNPELDESQYETDYTTAVESGDERDPDQWASLYPPISSDATRQRYKQEFDSDLRRYKELCAHMDAVNDRLGQLGKQLDSVPEDSPQYQDLAEEYNRLKDQKRSPDYQSKKLETKTLRNKLFHIKRMVSDYDKVRG; translated from the exons ATGTTCGGCAAGAAGTCCTACGACAGCCCCACGATGGGTTACGGCCCCCCCACCAGCTACGGCCCCCCCACGGGCTACGGGGCCCCCGCGGGCGATTACGGCTACGACTACGGGGCCCGCTCGCCGCCGCCGGGCTCCTACTACATCGAGGACGTGCCGCAGCACTTCTACAAGTGGTCGTCGCCGCCGGGCGTGGTGAGGATCCTGGAGGCCGCGGTCATCCTGCTCTGCATCGCCATCTTCGCCTGCGTGGCCTCCACCCTGGCCTGGGAGTACGGCTACGGCTTCGGGGGGCTCTACGGCAACGGCCTGGGGGGTTACTACGGCTCCGGCTACTACGGCAGCGGGCTGAGCTACGGGTACGGCTACGGGGGGTACTACGGCGGCGTCACCAACCCGCGGGCGGCCAACGGCTTCATGATCGCCATGGCCGTGCTCTGCTTCCTGGCCCAGCTGGGGCTCTTCGTGGCCGGCGTCAGCAAGTCCAGCAGCACCCGCTCGCGCCGCTTCTacctggtggtgctggtggtgagCGCGGTGCTGGCCCTGGCCATGCTCATCGCCTCCATCGTCTACGTCGTGGGCGTCAACCCCCAGGCGCAGATGACGGGCAGCTACTACTACAACCCCCTGCTGACCATGTGCAGCCAGATCTACAGCGGCAGCACCTACCTCAACCAGTACCTGTACCACTACTGCACCGTGGACCCCCAGGAG gctGTGGCCATCGTCTGCGGGTTCCTCATCGTCATCCTCCTCTGCCTCATCTGCTTCTTCGCTCACAAGACGCGGAGCAAGATCTGGAAATACGGGAAACCAAACATCTACTGGGACAAGGTGCCGCTGGCCCAGGAGGGTCCCAACGTGGAGGAGTGG GTGAAGAACGTGACGGACGGGGCCAGTGCCCAGGACGAGACGGCCACTCTGGCCTACTCGGAGAAGCCCACGAGCCCCATCACCGCGCCCCCCTACAGCCCCCCCTCCTACAGCCCCCCCCCGAATGGCTTCTACCCCTCGGGCACCTACAGCACCCGCGG ggaccccccggAGCAGGAGCCGAGCCCCGTGGAGGGGAAGGGGCGGGAGCAGCCCCCCAACCCCAAGCCCCCCACTCGCCGCGGGCGCCGGCGCCGCCGGAACCCGGAGCTGGACGAGTCCCAGTACGAGACCGATTACACCACAGCCGTGGAGTCCGGGGACGAGCGGGACCCCGACCAGTgggccag ccTGTACCCCCCGATCTCCTCGGACGCCACGCGGCAGAGGTACAAGCAGGAGTTCGACTCGGACCTGAGGCGCTACAAGGAGCTCTGTGCCCACATGGACGCCGTCAACGACCGCCTGGGGCAGCTCGGGAAGCAGCTGGACAGTGTCCCCGAGGACAGCCCCCAGTACCAG gaccTGGCCGAGGAGTACAACAGGCTCAAGGACCAGAAGAGG AGCCCCGACTACCAGAGCAAGAAGCTGGAGACCAAAACCCTGCGCAACAAACTCTTCCACATCAAGCGGATGGTGAGCGACTACGACAAGGTCCGGGGGTGA
- the OCLN gene encoding occludin isoform X1, whose protein sequence is MGRGVLGHSKWRGVGSGSLKAPGAPLGPSAHPCRWSGGPPNPPTHHGGLILPLSSARTGARVGFPTGLQVSPDPGAAPCSGLGSLHRVGGSPHRFREPPQIFTHRFTTFLGAVAHVPRVVVVIIIIIIIIIFLFNPSDLLTAAPSGRGRAPGSATMFGKKSYDSPTMGYGPPTSYGPPTGYGAPAGDYGYDYGARSPPPGSYYIEDVPQHFYKWSSPPGVVRILEAAVILLCIAIFACVASTLAWEYGYGFGGLYGNGLGGYYGSGYYGSGLSYGYGYGGYYGGVTNPRAANGFMIAMAVLCFLAQLGLFVAGVSKSSSTRSRRFYLVVLVVSAVLALAMLIASIVYVVGVNPQAQMTGSYYYNPLLTMCSQIYSGSTYLNQYLYHYCTVDPQEAVAIVCGFLIVILLCLICFFAHKTRSKIWKYGKPNIYWDKVPLAQEGPNVEEWVKNVTDGASAQDETATLAYSEKPTSPITAPPYSPPSYSPPPNGFYPSGTYSTRGDPPEQEPSPVEGKGREQPPNPKPPTRRGRRRRRNPELDESQYETDYTTAVESGDERDPDQWASLYPPISSDATRQRYKQEFDSDLRRYKELCAHMDAVNDRLGQLGKQLDSVPEDSPQYQDLAEEYNRLKDQKRSPDYQSKKLETKTLRNKLFHIKRMVSDYDKVRG, encoded by the exons ATGGGACGGGGGGTGTTGGGACACTCGAAGTGGAGAGGGGTTGGCTCGGGCAGCCTCAAAGCCCCGGGGGCACCGCTGGGGCCCAGTGCCCACCCTTGCCGCTGGTCAGGGGGTCCTCCCAACCCCCCCACCCACCACGGGGGTCTGATCCTGCCGCTGAGCTCCGCCAGAACGGGGGCCCGGGTTGGATTTCCCACAGGGCTTCAGGTTTCCCCTGATCCaggtgctgctccctgctccgGGCTGGGGTCTCTGCACCGCGTGGGGGGGTCCCCACATCGATTTCGAGAACCCCCCCAAATTTTTACGCACCGATTCACCACTTTCCTGGGGGCTGTGGCTCACGTGCCCCGcgttgttgttgttattattattattattattattattattttcctctttaatcCTTCAGATCTGCTTACGGCGGCACCctcggggcgggggcgggcccCGG GCTCCGCCACCATGTTCGGCAAGAAGTCCTACGACAGCCCCACGATGGGTTACGGCCCCCCCACCAGCTACGGCCCCCCCACGGGCTACGGGGCCCCCGCGGGCGATTACGGCTACGACTACGGGGCCCGCTCGCCGCCGCCGGGCTCCTACTACATCGAGGACGTGCCGCAGCACTTCTACAAGTGGTCGTCGCCGCCGGGCGTGGTGAGGATCCTGGAGGCCGCGGTCATCCTGCTCTGCATCGCCATCTTCGCCTGCGTGGCCTCCACCCTGGCCTGGGAGTACGGCTACGGCTTCGGGGGGCTCTACGGCAACGGCCTGGGGGGTTACTACGGCTCCGGCTACTACGGCAGCGGGCTGAGCTACGGGTACGGCTACGGGGGGTACTACGGCGGCGTCACCAACCCGCGGGCGGCCAACGGCTTCATGATCGCCATGGCCGTGCTCTGCTTCCTGGCCCAGCTGGGGCTCTTCGTGGCCGGCGTCAGCAAGTCCAGCAGCACCCGCTCGCGCCGCTTCTacctggtggtgctggtggtgagCGCGGTGCTGGCCCTGGCCATGCTCATCGCCTCCATCGTCTACGTCGTGGGCGTCAACCCCCAGGCGCAGATGACGGGCAGCTACTACTACAACCCCCTGCTGACCATGTGCAGCCAGATCTACAGCGGCAGCACCTACCTCAACCAGTACCTGTACCACTACTGCACCGTGGACCCCCAGGAG gctGTGGCCATCGTCTGCGGGTTCCTCATCGTCATCCTCCTCTGCCTCATCTGCTTCTTCGCTCACAAGACGCGGAGCAAGATCTGGAAATACGGGAAACCAAACATCTACTGGGACAAGGTGCCGCTGGCCCAGGAGGGTCCCAACGTGGAGGAGTGG GTGAAGAACGTGACGGACGGGGCCAGTGCCCAGGACGAGACGGCCACTCTGGCCTACTCGGAGAAGCCCACGAGCCCCATCACCGCGCCCCCCTACAGCCCCCCCTCCTACAGCCCCCCCCCGAATGGCTTCTACCCCTCGGGCACCTACAGCACCCGCGG ggaccccccggAGCAGGAGCCGAGCCCCGTGGAGGGGAAGGGGCGGGAGCAGCCCCCCAACCCCAAGCCCCCCACTCGCCGCGGGCGCCGGCGCCGCCGGAACCCGGAGCTGGACGAGTCCCAGTACGAGACCGATTACACCACAGCCGTGGAGTCCGGGGACGAGCGGGACCCCGACCAGTgggccag ccTGTACCCCCCGATCTCCTCGGACGCCACGCGGCAGAGGTACAAGCAGGAGTTCGACTCGGACCTGAGGCGCTACAAGGAGCTCTGTGCCCACATGGACGCCGTCAACGACCGCCTGGGGCAGCTCGGGAAGCAGCTGGACAGTGTCCCCGAGGACAGCCCCCAGTACCAG gaccTGGCCGAGGAGTACAACAGGCTCAAGGACCAGAAGAGG AGCCCCGACTACCAGAGCAAGAAGCTGGAGACCAAAACCCTGCGCAACAAACTCTTCCACATCAAGCGGATGGTGAGCGACTACGACAAGGTCCGGGGGTGA
- the OCEL1 gene encoding occludin/ELL domain-containing protein 1: MHPGHPRHPKTAGSRWPSPPAPPGHRDRPPPPARARCVTFEDEVVPPRGPPGRARPAGEQEKRGDRSVAPRLSPRPRAVPDYVVRYPAILSPRQREGYKGVFQDQLAEYVDLHRELRATRHPPGGTDSAWLEKQRRCEYLRKKLTHLKARIQEYNRVTHPSAGGS, from the exons ATGCACCCGGGGCACCCCCGTCACCCCAAAACCGCCGGGAGCCGCTGGCCgagcccccccgccccgccgggacACCGGGACCGCCCG CCGCCGCCAGCCCGTGCCAGGTGTGTCACCTTCGAGGACGAGGTGGTGCCACCGCGGGGACCCCCGGGGAGGGCCCGTCCTGCCGGGGAGCAGGAGAAGCGGGGGGACAGGTCTGTCGCCCCCCGACTGTCACCCCGACCGCGCGCCGTCCCCGACTACGTGGT GAGGTACCCGGCGATCCTGAGCCCCCGGCAGCGGGAGGGCTACAAGGGCGTCTTCCAGGACCAGCTGGCGGAATACGTGGATCTGCACCGGGAGCTCCGCGCCACACGTCACCCCCCGGGCGGGACG GATTCAGCCTGGCTGGAGAAGCAGCGGCGCTGTGAGTACCTGAGGAAGAAGCTGACGCACCTCAAGGCGCGGATCCAGGAGTACAATCGTGTCACCCACCCCAGCGCCGGTGGCTCCTGA
- the KCNN1 gene encoding small conductance calcium-activated potassium channel protein 1: MSGCRYNGGVTRPRGPLSASARSLHPLEGETQPLRPCPSPGLEVVVSRPEQPGGPEPGPAAAPGQDGAEERGGEPRRNQNIGYKLGHRRALFEKRKRLSDYALIFGMFGIVVMVTETELSWGVYTKESSYSFALKCLISLSTLILLGLIVMYHAREIQLFMVDNGADDWRIAMTYERIFFIALELIVCAIHPIPGQYLFTWTARLAFTYAASVADADVDIILSIPMFLRLYLIGRVMLLHSKLFTDASSRSIGALNKINFNTRFVMKTLMTICPGTVLLVFSISSWIIAAWTVRVCERYHDKQEVTSNFLGAMWLISITFLSIGYGDMVPHTYCGKGVCLLTGIMGAGCTALVVAVVARKLELTKAEKHVHNFMMDTQLTKRVKNAAANVLRETWLIYKHTKLVKKIDHAKVRKHQRKFLQAIHQLRSVKMEQRKLNDQANTLVDLAKTQNIMYDMVSELQERHEDLEKRLGALESKLEALGLSLLALPGLVSQALGQQQRELLGAWPPRLCSATAPCTPTRAPRAPAGAPPASDSG; the protein is encoded by the exons ATGAGCGGCTGCCGGTACAATGGGGGGGTGACACGGCCCCGGGGCCCCCTGAGCGCCTCCGCCCGCTCCCTGCACCCGCTCGAGGGGGAGACCCAGCCCCTGCGGCCCTGCCCGTCCCCCGGCCTCGAGGTGGTGGTGTCGCGGCCGGAGCAGCCCGGGGGTCcggagcccggcccggcggcggccccggggcaggatggggctgaGGAGCGGGGAGGGGAACCCCGGAGGAACCAGAACATCGGGTACAAGCTGGGCCACCGGCGAGCCCTCTTCGAGAAGCGGAAGCGCCTCAGCGATTACGCCCTGATCTTCGGGATGTTCGGCATCGTGGTCATGGTCACGGAGACGGAGCTGTCCTGGGGGGTCTACACCAAG GAGTCGTCGTATTCGTTTGCACTGAAATGCCTTATCAGCCTCTCGACCCTCATCCTCCTGGGGCTCATCGTCATGTACCACGCCAGGGAGATCCAG CTGTTCATGGTGGACAACGGCGCCGACGACTGGCGCATCGCCATGACCTACGAGCGCATCTTCTTCATCGCGCTGGAGCTCATCGTGTGCGCCATCCACCCCATCCCCGGGCAGTACCTGTTCACCTGGACCGCCCGCCTGGCCTTCACCTACGCCGCCTCCGTGGCTGACGCCGACGTGGACATCATCCTGTCCATCCCCATGTTCCTGCGGCTCTACCTGATCGGGCGCGTGATGCTCCtgcacagcaaactcttcacCGACGCCTCGTCCCGCAGCATCGGGGCCCTCAACAAGATCAACTTCAACACCCGCTTCGTCATGAAGACCCTCATGACCATCTGCCCTGGCACCGTCCTGCTGGTGTTCAGCATCTCCTCCTGGATCATCGCCGCCTGGACCGTCCGCGTCTGCGAGAG GTACCACGACAAGCAGGAGGTGACCAGCAACTTCCTGGGGGCGATGTGGCTGATCTCCATCACCTTCCTGTCCATCGGCTACGGGGACATGGTGCCGCACACCTACTGCGGGAAGGGCGTCTGCCTGCTCACCGGCATCATG GGCGCCGGCTGCACCGCGCTGGTCGTGGCCGTGGTGGCCAGAAAGCTGGAGCTCACCAAAGCGGAGAAACACGTCCACAACTTCATGATGGACACGCAGCTCACGAAGCGG GTGAAAAATGCTGCTGCCAACGTACTCAGGGAAACGTGGCTCATCTACAAACACACCAAGCTGGTGAAGAAGATCGACCATGCCAAAGTTCGGAAACACCAGCGTAAGTTCCTCCAAGCCATCCATCA GCTGAGGAGTGTGAAGATGGAGCAGCGGAAGCTCAACGACCAGGCCAACACTCTGGTGGACCTGGCCAAG ACCCAGAACATCATGTACGACATGGTCTCGGAGCTGCAGGAGCGCCACGAGGACCTGGAGAAGCGACTGGGAGCCCTGGAGAGCAAACTGGAGGCGCTGGGGCTGAGCCTGCTGGCCCTGCCCGGGCTGGTGAGCCAGGCCCTGggccagcagcagagggagctcCTGGGGGCTTGGCCCCCCCGGCTCTGCTCGGCCACGgccccctgcacccccacccgcgccccccgcgcccctgCCGGTGCCCCCCCCGCCTCTGACAGCGGGTGA